One genomic segment of Pandoraea sputorum includes these proteins:
- a CDS encoding Maf family protein, with product MPYIYLASQSPRRQELLQQLGVRFELLLPHADEDAEALEAVLPGEPPDDYVQRVTRAKAEAAMARLARAGLPGAPILTADTTVCLDGTILGKPFDDADACAVLARLSGTRHRVLTAVAVCANGQIHQAVNISHVWFRPLRREEIERYVASGEPKGKAGAYGIQGKAAEFVMRIDGSYSGIMGLPLCETAALLRQAGVDF from the coding sequence ATGCCGTACATCTATCTCGCTTCGCAAAGCCCCCGCCGTCAGGAATTGCTGCAACAGCTCGGCGTTCGTTTCGAGTTACTGCTGCCCCATGCCGACGAGGACGCCGAAGCACTCGAAGCCGTGCTGCCAGGGGAGCCGCCCGACGACTATGTGCAGCGCGTCACGCGTGCCAAGGCCGAAGCGGCGATGGCCCGTCTGGCGCGTGCCGGACTACCTGGCGCGCCGATCCTGACGGCCGACACGACGGTCTGTCTCGACGGCACCATCCTCGGCAAGCCGTTCGACGACGCCGACGCCTGCGCCGTACTTGCCCGTCTGTCGGGCACCCGTCACCGTGTGCTCACCGCCGTAGCGGTCTGTGCCAACGGACAGATCCATCAGGCGGTCAACATCTCGCACGTGTGGTTCCGGCCGTTGCGCCGCGAGGAGATCGAGCGCTACGTCGCCTCGGGAGAACCGAAAGGCAAGGCGGGCGCTTATGGTATTCAAGGGAAGGCCGCCGAGTTTGTGATGCGTATCGACGGCAGCTACTCCGGCATCATGGGACTTCCGCTTTGCGAAACCGCCGCGCTGCTGCGTCAGGCGGGCGTCGACTTCTAA
- the ugpA gene encoding sn-glycerol-3-phosphate ABC transporter permease UgpA, which translates to MAHTSRERPRFGTGWLPYALVAPQLIITALFFLWPAGEALWQSTSTQDAFGLSSEFVGLDNFTSLWGDSLYLASFRTTMIFSGLVTVCGLLISLLLAAMADRVTRGKRLYQTLLIWPYAVAPAIAAVLWAFLFNPSIGLVTYGLAKVGIEWNHALNGGQAMFLVVLASIWKQVSYNFLFFYAGLQAIPRSLVEAAAIDGAGPIRRFFGLVLPLISPTTFFLLVVNLVYSFFDTFPVIDAATGGGPGQSTMTLIYKIYSEGFKGLDLGSSAAQSVVLMVIVIVLTVVQFRFIERKVQYA; encoded by the coding sequence ATGGCGCATACCTCCAGAGAACGTCCCCGCTTCGGCACCGGCTGGCTGCCCTACGCGCTTGTCGCGCCGCAGCTCATCATCACCGCCCTGTTCTTCCTCTGGCCTGCGGGCGAGGCCCTGTGGCAATCGACATCGACGCAAGACGCCTTCGGCCTGTCGAGCGAGTTCGTCGGACTCGACAACTTCACCTCGCTGTGGGGCGATTCGCTCTACCTCGCGTCGTTTCGCACGACGATGATTTTCAGCGGGCTGGTCACCGTCTGCGGACTGCTCATCTCGCTGTTGCTCGCGGCGATGGCCGACCGAGTCACGCGCGGCAAACGCCTCTACCAGACGCTGCTGATCTGGCCGTACGCCGTGGCACCGGCCATTGCCGCCGTGCTGTGGGCGTTCCTCTTCAACCCGAGTATCGGTCTGGTCACGTACGGCCTGGCGAAAGTCGGCATCGAGTGGAACCACGCGCTCAACGGCGGGCAGGCGATGTTCCTCGTGGTGCTCGCCTCGATCTGGAAGCAGGTCAGCTACAACTTCCTGTTCTTCTACGCCGGGTTGCAGGCGATTCCGCGCTCGCTCGTGGAAGCCGCCGCGATTGACGGTGCAGGCCCGATCCGGCGCTTTTTCGGGCTGGTGCTGCCGCTGATTTCGCCGACGACGTTCTTCCTGCTCGTGGTCAACCTCGTGTACTCGTTCTTCGACACCTTCCCGGTGATCGATGCGGCCACCGGCGGCGGTCCGGGCCAGTCGACCATGACGCTGATCTACAAGATCTACTCGGAAGGCTTCAAGGGGCTCGACCTCGGCAGCTCGGCTGCCCAGTCGGTGGTGCTGATGGTTATCGTCATCGTGCTCACGGTCGTGCAGTTCCGCTTCATCGAACGCAAGGTGCAATACGCATGA
- a CDS encoding cation diffusion facilitator family transporter: protein MPYSNYDNLAASSEALDKHAVARHSTWVSIWVNVVLTTAQIVIGVFARSQALIADGIHSLSDIVSDFVVLAAARGSARAPDADHPYGHNRYENAASLFLGVILLVVGAGMLWRGVERLLHPEDIPEVHTIALVVAVVVLVSKEGLFRYMLRAAQRVRSAMLVANAWHARSDALSSLVVAFGILGNLAGYRILDPLAAALVGLMIGRTGWKFAWNALQDLIDRGVDDDTTVTIRQRLLDTPGVRGIDMLRTRRMGDEIVVDVHILVDARLSVSEGHYLAEQARAAVMNEPQILDVLVHVDPESDTKGTALQQWPARAVVVGAAELLCRANALALHDVKLHYLNNGLEADVIVEGLNGPNRSNGSNGLAAGDGGIEGPSQTVADALTARFAPLGLRYVRVLRVTGETQSS from the coding sequence ATGCCTTACTCCAACTACGACAATCTGGCAGCATCGAGCGAGGCGCTCGACAAACACGCCGTCGCACGCCATTCGACCTGGGTCAGCATCTGGGTCAACGTCGTGCTGACGACCGCGCAGATCGTCATTGGCGTTTTCGCACGGTCACAGGCGTTGATCGCCGACGGCATTCACTCCCTCTCCGATATCGTCTCCGACTTCGTGGTGCTCGCCGCCGCACGCGGCAGCGCCCGAGCGCCGGACGCCGATCACCCTTACGGTCACAACCGCTACGAAAACGCCGCGTCGCTATTTCTGGGTGTGATCCTGCTCGTCGTGGGGGCCGGGATGCTCTGGCGTGGCGTGGAGCGCTTGCTGCACCCCGAGGACATTCCCGAGGTGCACACCATCGCGCTGGTCGTGGCGGTAGTCGTGCTCGTCAGCAAGGAAGGACTCTTTCGCTACATGCTGCGCGCGGCGCAACGGGTGCGCTCGGCGATGCTCGTCGCCAACGCGTGGCATGCGCGCTCGGACGCCCTGTCGTCGCTCGTGGTGGCTTTCGGGATTCTCGGCAACCTCGCAGGCTACCGCATTCTCGATCCGCTCGCGGCAGCGCTCGTCGGGCTGATGATCGGACGCACAGGGTGGAAATTCGCCTGGAACGCCTTGCAGGATCTGATCGATCGTGGCGTGGACGACGACACCACCGTCACGATTCGCCAGCGTCTGCTCGACACACCGGGTGTACGTGGCATCGACATGCTGCGCACGCGACGCATGGGCGATGAGATCGTCGTCGACGTCCACATTCTCGTGGACGCACGTCTGTCGGTCTCGGAGGGGCACTACCTGGCCGAACAGGCCCGGGCCGCAGTCATGAACGAACCGCAGATCCTCGACGTGCTGGTGCACGTCGACCCGGAAAGCGACACCAAGGGCACCGCACTGCAACAGTGGCCGGCGCGCGCCGTGGTGGTCGGTGCGGCCGAACTGCTGTGCCGGGCCAATGCGCTGGCCCTGCACGACGTCAAGCTTCACTATCTGAACAACGGGCTGGAAGCCGATGTGATCGTCGAAGGGCTAAACGGTCCAAACCGTTCGAACGGTTCGAACGGTTTGGCGGCGGGTGACGGTGGCATCGAGGGGCCGTCGCAGACCGTCGCCGATGCCCTGACCGCCCGCTTCGCCCCGCTAGGATTGCGGTATGTGCGAGTGCTCAGGGTCACGGGCGAAACTCAGTCTTCGTGA
- a CDS encoding sn-glycerol-3-phosphate import ATP-binding protein UgpC: MANLKLHSVKKTYDQNNYVLHGVDIDIEDGEFVVIVGPSGCGKSTLLRMVAGLESVSEGSILIGSQVVNQLEPKDRNIAMVFQNYALYPHMDVRQNMSYGLKIRGIDKKAIEERVLAAARILELEPLLARKPRELSGGQRQRVAMGRAIVREPAVFLFDEPLSNLDAKLRVQMRLEIQRLHKRLKTTSLYVTHDQVEAMTLADRVIVMNKGYAEQIGTPTDVYERPASLFVASFMGSPAMNLLKGRVDAEGRTFEVDGGPALRLPPTSMAHAGRELVLGVRPEHLVPAEQQNGLGAFAAQTSITVDQLELLGADNLLHGRWGEQNVTVRLPHELRPAAGSVMPLAISAKALHLFDPSTGKRVEA; encoded by the coding sequence ATGGCAAATCTCAAACTTCATAGCGTCAAGAAAACCTACGACCAGAACAACTACGTGCTTCACGGCGTCGATATCGACATCGAAGACGGCGAGTTCGTGGTCATCGTCGGCCCCTCGGGCTGCGGCAAATCGACGTTGCTGCGCATGGTCGCCGGCCTCGAATCGGTGAGCGAAGGCAGCATTCTGATCGGCTCGCAGGTCGTCAATCAGCTGGAGCCGAAGGATCGCAACATTGCGATGGTGTTCCAGAACTACGCGTTGTATCCGCACATGGACGTGCGTCAGAACATGTCGTACGGCCTGAAGATTCGCGGCATCGACAAGAAGGCCATCGAAGAGCGCGTGCTCGCGGCAGCGCGCATTCTCGAACTCGAACCCCTGCTCGCGCGCAAGCCACGCGAGCTCTCGGGCGGTCAGCGTCAGCGCGTAGCGATGGGCCGCGCCATCGTGCGCGAACCGGCCGTGTTCCTGTTCGACGAACCGCTCTCGAACCTCGACGCCAAGCTGCGTGTGCAAATGCGTCTGGAAATTCAGCGTCTGCACAAACGTCTGAAGACGACGAGCCTGTACGTCACGCACGATCAGGTCGAAGCCATGACGCTGGCCGATCGCGTGATCGTCATGAACAAGGGCTACGCCGAGCAGATCGGCACGCCGACCGACGTCTACGAGCGTCCGGCGTCGCTGTTCGTAGCGAGCTTCATGGGCTCGCCCGCGATGAACCTGCTCAAGGGCCGGGTCGATGCGGAAGGTCGTACGTTCGAAGTCGATGGTGGTCCGGCGCTGCGTCTGCCGCCGACGAGCATGGCCCACGCAGGGCGCGAACTGGTGCTTGGCGTGCGTCCGGAGCATCTGGTGCCTGCCGAACAGCAGAACGGGCTGGGCGCGTTCGCCGCACAAACCAGCATCACCGTCGATCAGCTCGAACTGCTCGGTGCGGACAACCTGCTGCACGGCCGCTGGGGCGAGCAAAACGTGACGGTGCGTCTGCCGCACGAGTTACGTCCGGCGGCGGGTTCCGTCATGCCGCTGGCGATTTCCGCCAAGGCGCTGCACCTGTTCGATCCGTCGACGGGCAAGCGGGTGGAAGCATGA
- the rng gene encoding ribonuclease G, with amino-acid sequence MNEDILVNITPQETRVALMQLGAVQELHIERTLSRGLVGNIYLGRVVRVLPGMQSAFIDIGLERAAFLHVADIWHPRTNNDTSVPHPQPPIEKTVFEGQTLMVQVIKDPIGTKGARLSTQISIAGRTLVYLPQEPHIGISQRIESEAEREALRSKIQALVPADEKGGFIVRTIAEDAADAELANDVAYLRKSWQTIGEQSTRVPAPALLYQDLNLAQRVLRDFVHEETGKILVDSRETYQKLAEFAATYTPAVLGKLTHYTGERPLFDLYNVETEIERALSRRVDLKSGGYLMIDQTEAMTTIDVNTGGYVGARNFDDTIFKTNLEAALMIARQLRLRNLGGIIIIDFIDMESADHRDSVLAELKKALARDRTRITVNGFSQLGLVEMTRKRTRESLAHVLCEPCAVCQGKGQVKTPRTLCYDILREILRESRQFNPREFRLIASQEVVDLFLEEESQHLAMLIDFIGKPISLQVESSFHQEQYDIILM; translated from the coding sequence ATGAACGAAGACATTCTGGTCAATATCACGCCACAGGAAACCCGTGTGGCGCTTATGCAGCTCGGCGCTGTGCAGGAACTGCACATCGAGCGCACGCTCTCGCGCGGTCTGGTCGGCAACATTTATCTTGGCCGCGTCGTACGCGTGCTTCCGGGCATGCAGTCGGCCTTCATCGATATCGGACTGGAGCGCGCGGCGTTCTTGCATGTGGCCGATATCTGGCATCCGCGCACCAATAACGACACGTCCGTGCCGCATCCGCAGCCGCCCATCGAGAAGACGGTTTTCGAAGGGCAGACGCTGATGGTGCAGGTCATCAAGGACCCGATCGGCACGAAGGGCGCGCGCCTGTCGACGCAAATCAGCATTGCCGGACGCACGCTCGTCTATTTGCCGCAGGAGCCGCATATCGGCATCTCCCAGCGCATCGAGAGCGAAGCCGAGCGCGAGGCGCTGCGCAGCAAGATTCAGGCGCTCGTGCCGGCCGACGAAAAGGGCGGCTTCATCGTGCGCACCATTGCGGAAGATGCGGCCGACGCCGAACTTGCCAACGACGTCGCCTATCTGCGCAAGTCATGGCAGACGATTGGCGAGCAAAGCACGCGAGTGCCCGCCCCTGCGCTGCTGTATCAGGATCTGAATCTGGCCCAGCGCGTGCTGCGCGACTTCGTGCATGAAGAGACGGGGAAGATCCTCGTCGACTCGCGCGAGACGTATCAGAAGCTGGCCGAGTTTGCCGCGACTTACACGCCTGCCGTGCTCGGCAAGCTCACGCACTACACGGGCGAGCGTCCGCTGTTCGATCTGTACAACGTCGAGACGGAAATCGAGCGTGCGTTGTCGCGTCGCGTCGATCTGAAGTCTGGCGGATATCTGATGATCGATCAGACCGAAGCGATGACGACCATCGACGTGAACACCGGTGGCTACGTCGGTGCGCGTAACTTCGACGACACGATCTTCAAGACCAACCTGGAAGCGGCACTGATGATCGCGCGCCAGTTGCGGCTTCGTAATCTGGGCGGGATCATCATCATCGACTTCATCGACATGGAAAGCGCCGACCATCGCGACTCCGTGCTCGCGGAGTTGAAGAAGGCGCTCGCACGCGACCGCACGCGCATCACGGTGAACGGCTTCTCGCAGTTGGGGCTGGTGGAGATGACCCGCAAGCGCACGCGCGAGTCGCTCGCACACGTACTGTGCGAGCCGTGTGCCGTGTGTCAGGGCAAGGGACAGGTCAAGACGCCGCGCACGCTGTGTTACGACATCCTGCGCGAGATTCTGCGCGAATCGCGCCAGTTCAACCCGCGCGAGTTCCGTCTGATCGCCTCGCAGGAAGTCGTCGATCTGTTCCTCGAAGAAGAGTCGCAGCACCTCGCGATGCTGATCGACTTCATCGGTAAACCGATCTCGCTGCAAGTGGAATCGTCGTTCCATCAGGAGCAGTACGACATTATTCTGATGTAA
- the ugpE gene encoding sn-glycerol-3-phosphate ABC transporter permease UgpE yields the protein MIENRRGLDIFCHVMLIIGVLLVVFPLYVAFVAATMNESEVFNVPLSLIPSTHLLENFSTVWSAGTGNAAMPFGLMLGNSLFMALVVTIGKISVSILSAFAIVYFRFPLRNLFFWLIFVTLMLPVEVRIFPTVQVISSLGLINSYAGLTIPLIASATATFLFRQFFMTLPDELVEAARIDGAGPMRFFFDVVLPLSKTNIAALFVITFIYGWNQYLWPILVTNAPEMTTAVVGIKSMIGSGDTATQWQLVMSATLLAMLPPLAVVLLMQRWFVRGLVDSEK from the coding sequence ATGATCGAGAACCGTCGCGGCCTGGATATCTTCTGCCACGTCATGCTGATAATCGGCGTGCTGCTGGTGGTCTTCCCGCTCTACGTGGCGTTCGTCGCCGCCACCATGAACGAGAGCGAAGTCTTCAACGTTCCCCTGTCGCTCATTCCGAGCACGCACCTGCTCGAGAACTTCTCGACGGTGTGGAGCGCGGGCACCGGCAACGCCGCCATGCCCTTCGGACTGATGCTCGGCAACAGTCTGTTCATGGCACTGGTCGTCACGATCGGCAAGATTTCGGTGTCGATCCTGTCGGCCTTCGCCATCGTGTATTTCCGTTTCCCGCTGCGTAATCTGTTCTTCTGGCTCATCTTCGTCACGCTGATGCTGCCGGTCGAAGTGCGGATTTTCCCGACGGTGCAGGTGATTTCGAGCCTCGGGCTCATCAACAGCTACGCCGGTCTGACGATCCCGCTGATCGCCTCGGCCACGGCCACGTTCCTGTTCCGTCAGTTCTTCATGACGCTACCGGACGAACTCGTCGAAGCCGCGCGCATCGACGGCGCAGGGCCGATGCGCTTCTTCTTCGACGTGGTGCTGCCGCTGTCGAAGACGAACATTGCGGCGCTGTTCGTCATCACCTTCATCTATGGCTGGAATCAGTATCTGTGGCCGATTCTGGTGACCAACGCGCCGGAAATGACCACGGCGGTCGTGGGTATCAAGAGCATGATCGGCAGCGGCGACACCGCTACCCAGTGGCAACTCGTCATGAGTGCTACGTTGCTCGCCATGCTACCGCCGCTCGCGGTAGTGCTGCTGATGCAACGCTGGTTCGTGCGCGGTCTGGTCGATTCGGAAAAGTAA
- the ugpB gene encoding sn-glycerol-3-phosphate ABC transporter substrate-binding protein UgpB has translation MKQPSLRKFALAGVGAALALGMSTSALAATEIQFWHSMESALGDRVNQIAADFNASQSDYKIVPIYKGNYEQGLAAGIAAFRAGNAPAILQVYEVGTATMIGAKKAVKPVWQVMKDAGEPFDEKAFVPAIAGYYADSKTNHLISMPFNSSTPVLYYNKDAFKKAGLDPNTPPKTWADVNAAATKLKASGMSCGFTMGWQGWTQLENYSAWHALPYATKDNGFGGLDAKLEFNGPQQVKHIQFLADMAKNGTFTYVGRKDEVTSKFYSGDCGIAMTTSGALANIGKYAKFSYGVGMMPYDADVKGAPQNAIIGGASLWVLAGKSAAEYKGVAKFLNYLASPAVAAKWHQDTGYLPVTKAAYELTEKQGFYAKNPGADTAIKQMLNKDPLPYTRGLRLGNMPQIRTVVDEELEGVWSGKQTPKAALDKAVERGNDLLARFAKQGS, from the coding sequence ATGAAGCAACCTTCCCTGCGCAAGTTCGCCCTCGCTGGCGTTGGCGCCGCACTGGCACTCGGCATGAGCACGTCGGCCCTGGCCGCCACGGAAATCCAATTCTGGCATTCGATGGAATCGGCCCTCGGCGATCGCGTCAACCAGATCGCTGCCGACTTCAACGCATCGCAAAGCGACTACAAGATTGTCCCGATCTACAAGGGCAACTACGAGCAGGGGCTGGCCGCAGGGATCGCCGCCTTCCGCGCGGGCAATGCACCGGCCATTCTTCAGGTGTACGAAGTGGGCACCGCCACGATGATCGGCGCCAAGAAGGCCGTGAAGCCCGTGTGGCAAGTCATGAAGGACGCTGGTGAGCCGTTCGACGAAAAGGCCTTCGTGCCGGCCATCGCCGGTTACTACGCCGACAGCAAGACCAATCACCTGATCTCGATGCCGTTCAACAGCTCGACGCCGGTGCTGTACTACAACAAGGACGCCTTTAAGAAGGCCGGTCTCGATCCGAACACTCCGCCGAAGACCTGGGCCGACGTGAACGCCGCCGCCACGAAGCTGAAAGCTTCGGGCATGTCGTGCGGTTTCACGATGGGCTGGCAAGGCTGGACGCAGCTCGAGAACTACAGCGCCTGGCACGCCCTGCCGTATGCCACGAAGGATAACGGCTTCGGCGGTCTTGACGCCAAGCTTGAGTTCAACGGCCCGCAACAGGTCAAGCACATCCAGTTCCTGGCCGACATGGCAAAGAACGGTACGTTCACGTACGTGGGCCGCAAGGATGAAGTGACCTCGAAGTTCTACAGCGGCGACTGCGGTATCGCCATGACGACGTCGGGCGCGCTCGCCAACATCGGCAAGTACGCCAAGTTCAGCTACGGCGTGGGCATGATGCCGTACGACGCCGACGTGAAGGGCGCACCGCAAAACGCCATCATCGGCGGCGCCAGCCTGTGGGTGCTCGCCGGCAAGTCGGCCGCCGAATACAAGGGCGTGGCCAAGTTCCTGAACTACCTCGCCTCCCCGGCCGTGGCCGCCAAATGGCACCAGGACACCGGCTACCTGCCGGTCACCAAGGCCGCTTACGAGCTGACCGAGAAGCAAGGCTTCTACGCGAAGAATCCGGGTGCCGATACGGCCATCAAGCAGATGCTCAACAAGGACCCGCTGCCGTACACGCGCGGCCTGCGTCTGGGCAACATGCCGCAGATCCGTACGGTGGTCGACGAGGAACTCGAAGGCGTGTGGAGCGGCAAGCAAACGCCTAAAGCCGCGCTCGACAAGGCAGTGGAACGTGGCAACGACCTTCTGGCTCGCTTCGCGAAGCAAGGCAGCTAA
- the rfbC gene encoding dTDP-4-dehydrorhamnose 3,5-epimerase — MQVIPTAIPAVRVIEPKVFGDSRGHFFESFNQRNFNDGLGETLTFVQDNQSRSARGVLRGLHYQVKQPQGKLVRVLQGEIYDVAVDIREGSPTFGKWVAEVLSAENKRQLWIPAGFAHGFVVTSETAEVLYKTTDYWAPQFERCIRWDDPTLAIPWPLDGITPIVSDKDKQGMLFADYTHED, encoded by the coding sequence ATGCAAGTGATTCCCACCGCCATTCCGGCCGTTCGCGTGATCGAACCCAAGGTGTTCGGCGACTCGCGCGGTCATTTCTTCGAAAGCTTCAACCAGCGTAATTTCAACGACGGTCTTGGCGAGACGCTCACGTTCGTGCAGGACAATCAGTCGCGCTCTGCGCGCGGCGTGCTGCGCGGTCTGCACTATCAGGTCAAGCAGCCGCAGGGCAAGCTGGTCCGTGTGCTGCAAGGTGAGATTTATGACGTCGCCGTCGATATTCGAGAAGGATCGCCGACGTTCGGCAAGTGGGTCGCCGAAGTGCTGAGCGCCGAGAACAAGCGACAACTGTGGATTCCGGCGGGCTTCGCCCACGGGTTTGTGGTGACGTCGGAGACGGCCGAGGTGCTGTACAAGACCACCGATTACTGGGCGCCGCAATTCGAGCGCTGCATTCGCTGGGACGATCCGACGCTGGCGATTCCCTGGCCGCTGGACGGCATCACGCCGATCGTCTCGGACAAGGACAAGCAGGGCATGCTGTTCGCCGACTACACTCACGAAGACTGA
- the ugpQ gene encoding glycerophosphodiester phosphodiesterase, with protein sequence MSSANSDPATAHLWRDWPYPRIVSHRGGGKLAPENTLAAFETGASLGLRMVEFDAKLSADNVVFLLHDDTVDRTSNGHGAAAQMTYAEIEKLDAGSWFGADGRFAGQTMPTLAQVAERCQALGLAANVEIKPCPGREAETGTLVAQAVKALWAGQAQPPLLSSFSYEALEAAAAAVPELPRGMLYEAVPAHWRDDARKLGTVTLHASHKHLDGPQVAEIKAAGLHMLVYTVNEPARARELAAWGVDAICTDRIDLIGADFLADL encoded by the coding sequence ATGAGCAGCGCGAACTCAGACCCGGCTACCGCTCATTTGTGGCGCGACTGGCCGTATCCGCGCATCGTCTCGCATCGTGGCGGCGGCAAGCTCGCGCCGGAGAACACGCTGGCCGCCTTCGAGACGGGCGCGTCGCTCGGCCTGCGCATGGTCGAATTCGACGCCAAGCTCTCGGCGGATAACGTCGTCTTCCTGCTGCACGACGACACCGTCGATCGCACCAGCAACGGTCACGGCGCGGCAGCGCAAATGACGTACGCCGAGATCGAGAAGCTCGACGCCGGAAGCTGGTTTGGCGCCGACGGCCGCTTTGCAGGCCAGACGATGCCGACGCTGGCGCAGGTGGCCGAGCGTTGTCAGGCGCTGGGACTCGCCGCGAACGTCGAGATCAAGCCGTGCCCGGGGCGTGAAGCCGAGACGGGCACGCTGGTGGCGCAGGCCGTCAAGGCACTGTGGGCCGGTCAGGCCCAGCCGCCGCTGCTCTCGTCGTTCTCGTATGAGGCGCTCGAAGCGGCGGCCGCTGCCGTGCCGGAACTGCCGCGCGGCATGTTGTATGAGGCCGTACCGGCGCACTGGCGCGACGACGCCCGCAAGTTGGGCACCGTCACGCTGCATGCCAGCCATAAGCATCTCGACGGCCCGCAGGTCGCCGAGATCAAAGCCGCCGGACTGCATATGCTGGTCTACACGGTCAACGAGCCGGCGCGTGCGCGCGAACTGGCTGCGTGGGGCGTGGACGCCATCTGTACAGACCGCATCGACCTGATCGGCGCGGACTTCCTAGCCGACCTCTGA
- a CDS encoding methyl-accepting chemotaxis protein produces MANPKAIVDLTHAVRKLAVSKIGDINEINRETTFLALNALIEAARAGNAGKGFAVVANQVKHVSKRIGEVTDSLNKELTGSLKELTELGDLMIERMGGHAGQRCADLALNMIDVIDRNLYERSCDVRWWATDSAVVGCLSDPRPETSAHASARLGVILDSYTVYKDLWVVDAQGIVVANGRRSTYPVIGSDVSDASWFKAALKTRSGADYVASDVQTLAHLQHAQVATYSTAIREHGLPDGRALGALVIFFDWAPQAEAVVKGVRLSEDEWARTRCMIVDASFRVIASSDGQGVLGETFALRTDGKPAGFYTDVVNRATIAFAATPGYETYKGLGWYGVVRQQHV; encoded by the coding sequence ATGGCGAATCCGAAAGCAATCGTCGACCTGACCCACGCGGTGAGGAAGTTGGCTGTCAGCAAAATCGGGGACATCAACGAGATCAACCGGGAGACGACATTTCTCGCATTGAACGCGTTGATCGAAGCCGCCCGAGCGGGCAACGCAGGCAAGGGTTTCGCCGTGGTGGCCAATCAGGTCAAACACGTTTCGAAGCGTATCGGCGAGGTCACCGATTCGCTCAACAAGGAACTGACCGGTTCGCTCAAGGAGCTCACGGAACTCGGTGATCTCATGATCGAGCGAATGGGCGGACACGCAGGCCAGCGCTGTGCCGATCTCGCGCTCAACATGATCGACGTCATCGACCGCAACCTGTACGAGCGATCGTGCGATGTGCGCTGGTGGGCCACGGACTCTGCCGTGGTGGGTTGCCTGAGCGACCCGCGTCCCGAGACGAGCGCGCACGCGTCGGCGCGCCTCGGCGTCATATTAGACAGCTACACCGTGTACAAGGACCTCTGGGTCGTCGATGCGCAGGGCATCGTCGTAGCGAATGGCCGCCGCTCGACTTATCCCGTGATCGGCAGCGACGTGTCGGATGCGAGTTGGTTCAAAGCCGCACTTAAAACGCGCAGCGGCGCCGATTACGTCGCCAGCGATGTCCAGACGCTCGCGCACCTCCAGCATGCTCAGGTGGCCACGTATTCGACCGCCATTCGTGAGCACGGCTTGCCGGACGGCCGCGCGCTGGGCGCACTGGTCATCTTCTTCGACTGGGCGCCACAGGCGGAAGCGGTCGTCAAAGGCGTTCGCCTCAGTGAAGACGAATGGGCGCGCACACGCTGCATGATCGTGGACGCCTCGTTCCGTGTGATTGCCAGCTCCGATGGGCAAGGCGTACTCGGTGAGACCTTCGCACTGCGCACCGACGGCAAACCGGCTGGCTTCTACACCGACGTGGTCAATCGTGCGACGATCGCGTTCGCCGCGACGCCCGGCTACGAAACGTACAAGGGCCTGGGATGGTACGGCGTGGTCCGGCAACAGCACGTGTGA